The following proteins are encoded in a genomic region of Thioclava nitratireducens:
- a CDS encoding efflux RND transporter permease subunit, which produces MIALFAGHRTAANIAMIAIAGLGLMALPSLQRDTFPATPPSDVSVRITYPGAAPSEVETGICTVTDPILTRVENLAKLTCLARDNSAQITAEMIEGADMTRFYNDIKDAVDGINSFPDKADDPVVQIVERTASVSSVAVTGPDDPAVLYAYAQSFADQLRADPAISLVSVNGFSDREIAIEFDRSALERFGLDMGAVGATLARYSLDMPAGSLEGRSGEVAIRFLGERRTPAELAQIPIAGSAAGGEVRLGDVATIREGFADPSQATYFDGKRAAIVSVQKTASQDALRVRAALDREMAQAQAEAPGNIQLAISADSTRNIVERLRIIGVNGLQGLILVLVAMWLFFGLRMSFWVAMGLPISFLGAIFAMQFLGYTINMMTMVALLVATGLLMDDAIVISENIVRRRQQGEPAQVAAVKGTMQVFPGVLASFLTTAMVIGPLSFLTGNIGALLKYIPIVLLITLTVSLIEAFLILPAHMRHSLRHDMRPGPVQRAVNGAFDRLRDRVIVPLAGVALRWRYLTIGLAIFLVSLSIAPFTGGFLKYQSFPTLESDTVEARLLLPAGAPLSLTEARVSKVVKALKEMDAELSPAQPDGQPLVRSYTITYGSNADSPTTGPNMATVSASLLPAGTRTTDVGTVLDRWKQLVGKMPDMAAFRITDKERGAGGKPIDLLVTGPDLGELATTARELRRFFRGFDGVRDVTFDLQPGKPELVVRMKPGVANLLGVTPAALAGELRAAFRGDSAVSFADARGQVDIVARLAPFERRAIGDVLALRVPGKNGALVPLSAVATVSETRGYTTITHVNGQRAVSVQGTIDPTRANSRELMAAMRADYLPELAQKRPDVKVQVLGEEQDTATTGASLARFMTAGAVGVYLLLAFYMGSFIRPVAVIATIPLSLIGVMWGHVLLGLPLSLPSLVGLATLAGVVVNDAILLDAFIGERRATGPPMLEAGKEAVRDRFRAIFLTSLTTVVGLGPLLLESSTQAQFLRPIVASLAFGLSAATVLSLFVTPAILAVLEDFGVRTADPEPEAPEPPVEHPVDALPV; this is translated from the coding sequence ATGATCGCGCTTTTTGCCGGCCATCGCACGGCGGCCAATATCGCGATGATCGCGATTGCGGGCCTCGGGCTGATGGCGCTGCCGAGCCTGCAGCGCGACACCTTTCCGGCGACCCCGCCCTCGGATGTCTCGGTCCGTATCACCTATCCCGGCGCCGCCCCTTCGGAGGTCGAGACCGGCATCTGCACCGTGACCGATCCAATCCTCACGCGGGTCGAGAACCTTGCGAAGCTGACCTGCCTCGCGCGCGACAACAGCGCCCAGATCACCGCAGAGATGATCGAGGGCGCGGATATGACGCGCTTCTACAACGACATCAAGGACGCGGTGGACGGGATCAATTCATTCCCCGACAAGGCTGACGATCCGGTGGTGCAGATCGTCGAGCGCACCGCCTCGGTCTCGTCGGTGGCGGTGACCGGGCCGGACGATCCGGCGGTGCTCTACGCCTATGCCCAGAGCTTCGCCGATCAACTGCGCGCCGATCCCGCGATCTCGCTGGTCTCGGTGAACGGCTTTTCCGACCGCGAAATCGCGATCGAGTTCGACCGTTCCGCGCTGGAGCGCTTCGGGCTCGACATGGGCGCCGTGGGTGCGACGCTGGCGCGCTACAGCCTCGACATGCCCGCGGGCTCGCTCGAGGGGCGATCGGGCGAAGTCGCGATCCGATTCCTCGGCGAGAGGCGCACGCCTGCCGAGCTGGCGCAGATCCCGATTGCGGGCAGTGCCGCGGGCGGCGAGGTGCGGCTGGGCGACGTCGCCACGATCCGCGAAGGCTTCGCCGATCCCTCGCAGGCCACCTATTTCGACGGCAAGCGTGCCGCCATCGTCTCGGTCCAGAAGACCGCCTCGCAGGATGCGCTGCGGGTGCGGGCCGCGCTTGATCGCGAGATGGCGCAGGCGCAGGCCGAGGCACCGGGCAATATCCAGCTCGCGATCTCGGCGGATTCCACGCGCAACATCGTCGAGCGCCTGCGCATCATCGGGGTCAACGGGTTGCAGGGTCTGATCCTCGTGCTGGTCGCGATGTGGCTGTTCTTCGGGCTGCGCATGTCCTTCTGGGTCGCGATGGGCCTGCCGATCAGCTTCCTCGGCGCGATCTTCGCGATGCAATTCCTCGGCTACACGATCAACATGATGACGATGGTGGCGCTCTTGGTCGCGACGGGCCTGTTGATGGACGATGCGATCGTGATCTCCGAAAACATCGTACGCCGTCGGCAACAGGGCGAACCTGCGCAAGTCGCAGCCGTCAAAGGCACGATGCAGGTCTTTCCCGGCGTTCTGGCCTCCTTCCTGACCACGGCAATGGTGATCGGGCCGCTCAGCTTCCTGACCGGCAATATCGGCGCGCTGCTGAAATACATCCCGATCGTGCTGCTTATCACGCTGACGGTCAGCCTGATCGAAGCCTTCCTGATCCTGCCCGCCCATATGCGCCACTCGCTGCGCCACGACATGCGTCCCGGCCCCGTGCAGCGCGCGGTGAACGGCGCGTTTGATCGGCTGCGCGACCGGGTCATCGTGCCGCTTGCCGGGGTGGCGCTACGCTGGCGCTACCTGACCATAGGGCTCGCGATTTTCCTCGTGTCGCTTTCGATCGCGCCCTTCACCGGGGGCTTCCTGAAATACCAGAGCTTCCCGACGCTGGAGAGCGACACGGTCGAGGCGCGGCTTCTGCTGCCTGCGGGCGCACCGCTGTCGCTGACCGAAGCGCGGGTGAGCAAGGTCGTCAAGGCTCTCAAGGAAATGGATGCCGAACTGAGCCCCGCTCAACCAGACGGCCAGCCGCTCGTCCGAAGCTACACGATCACCTATGGCAGCAATGCCGACAGCCCGACCACGGGACCGAACATGGCGACGGTGAGCGCTTCGCTTCTGCCCGCAGGGACGCGCACCACCGATGTCGGCACTGTGCTCGACCGCTGGAAGCAGCTGGTTGGCAAGATGCCCGACATGGCCGCTTTCCGGATCACCGACAAGGAGCGCGGCGCGGGCGGCAAACCGATCGATCTGCTCGTCACCGGCCCGGATCTTGGCGAACTGGCGACCACCGCGCGCGAGTTGCGCCGCTTCTTCCGCGGCTTCGACGGGGTACGCGACGTGACCTTCGATCTGCAGCCGGGCAAGCCCGAGCTGGTGGTGCGGATGAAGCCGGGCGTCGCAAACCTGCTGGGCGTGACGCCTGCCGCGCTGGCCGGTGAGCTGCGCGCAGCCTTCCGTGGCGACAGCGCGGTCAGCTTCGCCGATGCGCGCGGTCAGGTCGATATCGTGGCCCGGCTCGCGCCCTTCGAACGGCGCGCTATCGGCGACGTTCTGGCGCTGCGAGTGCCGGGTAAGAACGGCGCGCTGGTGCCGCTCTCGGCGGTGGCGACGGTCAGCGAGACGCGCGGTTACACCACGATCACCCATGTGAACGGGCAGCGCGCGGTCTCGGTGCAGGGCACGATCGACCCGACGCGGGCCAATTCGCGCGAGTTGATGGCGGCAATGCGGGCCGATTACCTGCCCGAACTGGCGCAGAAGCGTCCCGACGTGAAGGTGCAGGTTCTGGGCGAGGAACAGGACACCGCGACCACCGGCGCGTCGCTTGCGCGCTTCATGACGGCGGGGGCGGTCGGGGTCTACCTGCTGCTGGCCTTCTACATGGGCAGCTTCATCCGACCCGTCGCGGTGATCGCGACGATCCCGCTCAGCCTGATCGGCGTGATGTGGGGGCATGTACTGCTGGGCCTGCCGCTCTCGCTGCCGAGCCTCGTGGGGCTGGCGACGCTGGCGGGCGTGGTGGTGAACGACGCGATCCTGCTCGACGCATTCATCGGCGAGAGACGCGCGACCGGACCCCCGATGCTCGAGGCTGGAAAGGAGGCCGTGCGCGATCGCTTTCGCGCGATCTTCCTGACCTCGCTGACGACGGTGGTCGGGCTCGGCCCGCTTTTGCTGGAGAGCTCGACGCAGGCGCAATTCCTGCGCCCGATCGTGGCGAGCCTCGCCTTCGGTCTGAGCGCGGCGACGGTGCTGTCGCTCTTCGTGACCCCGGCGATCCTCGCCGTGCTCGAGGATTTCGGCGTCCGCACCGCCGATCCCGAGCCGGAGGCGCCGGAGCCTCCTGTCGAACACCCGGTCGACGCCCTGCCCGTCTGA
- the osmF gene encoding glycine betaine ABC transporter substrate-binding protein OsmF: MKYPLILAAAVFGGALASTAQADITVSSKIDTEGGLLGNIIALSLENAGMPVERRLQLGGTQVVRKAILAGQIDIYPEYTGNAAYFFNEADSDIWKDAAKAHERAAELDKQNDITWLDSAPANNTWAIAVTGDLAKKNDLTTMSDFGNWVSNGGDVKLAASTEFVSSPAVLPAMEKAYGFKLSPDQTVVLSGGDTAATIQAAARGTSGVNAAMAYGTDGGVGAAGLVVMEDDKGVQPVYEPTPIVRDAVLKEYPKIPEVLNPIFDKLDMQTLQKLNGRIQVGGEPAEAVAKDYLTQIGVLN; encoded by the coding sequence ATGAAATATCCTCTTATCCTGGCCGCCGCGGTCTTCGGGGGCGCACTCGCCTCCACCGCGCAGGCCGATATCACCGTCTCCTCCAAGATCGACACCGAGGGCGGTCTCTTGGGCAATATCATCGCGCTATCGCTGGAAAATGCCGGGATGCCGGTGGAGCGGCGGCTGCAATTGGGCGGCACGCAGGTCGTTCGCAAGGCGATCCTCGCGGGCCAGATCGACATCTATCCCGAATATACCGGCAACGCGGCCTATTTCTTCAACGAGGCCGATAGCGATATCTGGAAGGATGCGGCAAAGGCCCATGAGCGCGCGGCCGAACTGGACAAGCAGAACGATATCACCTGGCTCGATTCCGCGCCGGCCAACAACACCTGGGCGATTGCGGTGACGGGCGATCTGGCCAAAAAGAACGACCTCACCACCATGTCCGATTTCGGCAACTGGGTGTCGAATGGCGGTGACGTGAAGCTCGCGGCCTCGACCGAATTCGTTTCGTCCCCCGCCGTGCTGCCCGCGATGGAAAAGGCTTACGGATTCAAGTTGAGCCCCGATCAGACCGTGGTTCTCTCGGGTGGCGACACGGCGGCGACCATTCAGGCGGCGGCGCGCGGCACTTCGGGCGTGAACGCGGCGATGGCCTATGGCACCGATGGTGGCGTGGGCGCGGCGGGGCTCGTCGTGATGGAAGACGACAAGGGCGTGCAGCCGGTCTACGAGCCCACCCCGATCGTGCGCGACGCGGTGCTGAAGGAATATCCGAAGATCCCCGAAGTGCTGAACCCGATCTTCGACAAGCTCGACATGCAGACGCTTCAGAAACTTAACGGCCGTATCCAGGTCGGCGGTGAACCCGCCGAGGCGGTCGCGAAGGATTACCTGACGCAGATCGGGGTGTTGAACTGA
- a CDS encoding LysR family transcriptional regulator, producing the protein MTPDISLLRVFHAVMEERNVTAAAQRLGQSQSTVSAALSRLRAALGDELFLRARYGVEPTEKALEIAPDIAAGLERLEQAFRAAEPFDPARTTRRFRLLLGPYAEIVLVPELAAAFAERAPSARLEIAPIGPDLDPRQLAGRAFDLAVGRFDSPPEDLVVSELFDDGFRCIVAPQALPESVMLDRDLYESLPHVVVSPPGNWRTGVHKRTEATGLRRNTAVVVTHFLTAAPAVARLGGIATVPARVAAMTAGPYGLRNVPVPVDLGTFPSQIAWHPHLRRDQGHVWLRELIREVVAEFTSPD; encoded by the coding sequence ATGACGCCCGACATATCGCTTTTGCGCGTGTTCCATGCAGTCATGGAAGAACGCAATGTCACCGCCGCGGCCCAACGGCTCGGCCAATCCCAGAGCACGGTGAGCGCTGCGCTGTCACGTCTGCGTGCGGCGCTGGGTGACGAACTGTTCCTGCGCGCCCGCTACGGCGTGGAGCCGACCGAGAAGGCGCTCGAAATCGCGCCCGACATCGCCGCCGGGCTGGAACGGCTGGAACAGGCCTTCCGTGCCGCCGAGCCCTTCGATCCCGCGCGCACCACGCGCCGCTTCCGGCTCTTGCTGGGGCCGTACGCCGAGATCGTGCTGGTGCCGGAGCTCGCTGCCGCCTTTGCGGAGCGGGCCCCGTCGGCCCGGCTGGAGATCGCGCCGATCGGGCCCGATCTGGACCCGCGACAACTCGCCGGTCGGGCCTTCGATCTGGCGGTCGGAAGGTTCGACTCGCCGCCTGAGGATCTCGTGGTCTCGGAGCTGTTCGACGACGGGTTCCGCTGTATCGTCGCGCCGCAAGCCTTGCCGGAAAGCGTGATGCTGGATCGTGACCTCTACGAGAGCCTGCCGCATGTGGTCGTCTCGCCGCCCGGCAATTGGCGCACTGGCGTTCACAAGCGCACGGAAGCGACTGGTCTGCGCCGCAACACGGCCGTCGTGGTCACGCATTTCCTGACCGCTGCGCCCGCCGTCGCGCGGCTGGGCGGCATCGCCACGGTGCCTGCCCGTGTGGCCGCAATGACCGCCGGACCCTACGGCTTGCGCAACGTGCCCGTGCCGGTCGACCTCGGCACCTTTCCCAGCCAGATCGCATGGCACCCACATCTGCGCCGGGATCAGGGCCATGTCTGGTTGCGCGAGCTGATCCGAGAGGTCGTCGCCGAATTCACGTCGCCGGACTGA
- a CDS encoding efflux RND transporter periplasmic adaptor subunit, producing the protein MAGIGTGLARLAMVAVPTALGVAAIVFAGDLKSLPSPSEANRPAALVRVITLAPTEMIPRVSGYGMVAPVREWRAIARIEGEIRDIAEPLAPGDIVAKGTPLFTIDDSDLKLQRASLEAQVAASKVKDDTVRTSLELAQSDLALAQDEFDRQKSLHDLGRITQTQLDGVRRQLLTAQTKVADLESQLKLNEAEREVLDTQAATIDRAIGLSTITAPFDLRVNSLDADLGQYVNRGQVLLSGEGIEAVDISAQFPIGRMGPLLRLAGDGTKVTDLKARVTLPEPEHPIVWKARVERMGDAIDETTQSAPVVVRVDDPLGQAQAGERPPLRRNMVVAVELAAPKQSLLVVPAEAVAGGSAMVVSEDGTLAKRAVKTSFVSGDLAVIAQGLKAGDQLVITDPSIAVPGMAVKATEDEARKAEIAAEALGQTPSSPQPGSGGGGGGGGKGAAPEGDAAKPAGAAQ; encoded by the coding sequence ATGGCGGGAATTGGCACGGGTCTGGCAAGGCTCGCGATGGTGGCGGTGCCGACCGCTCTCGGTGTGGCGGCGATCGTCTTTGCGGGCGATCTGAAATCGCTGCCCAGTCCGAGCGAGGCGAACCGCCCGGCGGCGCTGGTGCGGGTGATCACGCTCGCGCCCACCGAGATGATCCCGCGCGTCAGCGGCTACGGCATGGTCGCCCCGGTGCGCGAGTGGCGCGCCATCGCCCGGATCGAGGGCGAGATCCGCGACATCGCAGAGCCGCTCGCGCCCGGTGACATCGTGGCGAAAGGCACGCCGCTTTTCACCATCGACGACAGCGATCTGAAACTGCAGCGCGCCAGTCTCGAGGCGCAGGTCGCCGCCTCGAAGGTCAAGGACGATACGGTGCGCACGAGCCTGGAACTGGCGCAATCCGACCTCGCGCTGGCGCAGGATGAGTTCGACCGGCAGAAATCTCTCCACGATCTGGGCCGGATCACTCAAACCCAACTCGACGGGGTGCGCCGCCAACTGCTGACCGCGCAGACCAAGGTCGCCGATCTCGAAAGCCAGCTGAAGCTGAACGAGGCAGAGCGCGAAGTGCTGGATACGCAGGCGGCGACAATCGACCGTGCGATCGGGCTGTCGACGATCACGGCGCCTTTCGACCTGCGGGTCAATTCGCTCGACGCGGATCTCGGGCAATACGTCAATCGCGGTCAGGTCCTGCTGAGCGGCGAAGGCATCGAGGCCGTCGACATCTCGGCGCAATTCCCGATCGGGCGGATGGGGCCCCTGCTCCGGCTCGCGGGCGACGGCACGAAGGTCACGGATCTGAAGGCGCGCGTCACCTTGCCCGAACCCGAGCATCCCATTGTCTGGAAGGCCCGGGTCGAGCGGATGGGCGACGCGATCGACGAGACCACGCAAAGCGCGCCCGTCGTGGTGCGGGTCGACGATCCGTTGGGTCAGGCGCAGGCGGGCGAGCGCCCGCCCCTCCGGCGCAACATGGTCGTCGCGGTGGAACTCGCCGCGCCCAAGCAGAGCCTGCTCGTCGTGCCCGCCGAAGCGGTGGCGGGTGGGAGTGCAATGGTCGTCTCCGAGGATGGGACGCTGGCGAAGCGCGCAGTTAAGACCAGCTTCGTCTCGGGCGATCTGGCGGTGATCGCACAGGGTCTCAAGGCGGGCGATCAACTGGTGATCACCGACCCGTCGATCGCGGTACCGGGCATGGCGGTGAAAGCGACCGAGGACGAGGCTCGCAAGGCGGAGATCGCCGCCGAGGCGCTTGGTCAGACACCGTCGAGCCCGCAACCGGGCAGTGGTGGCGGTGGTGGCGGCGGCGGCAAAGGAGCCGCGCCCGAGGGCGACGCCGCCAAGCCCGCGGGGGCCGCGCAATGA
- a CDS encoding SDR family oxidoreductase produces MSKIILITGASTGIGESCARHAVEAGHKVALAARSEDKLEALVKDLGEENALALPTDVTDPDAQERMVARAVEHYGRLDVVLANAGVGASARGTEAGSVESFQKMIEVNCLAVTYTAKFTLPHLRASKGHMVLTGSKASQGAMFGSVYSATKWFIRGYADNLGEELGEAGGRVTCLHPGMVDTPFFDEAKPDALRPDDIARAFLFAIDQPDHVLIPHLPVYPKPKKD; encoded by the coding sequence ATGTCGAAAATCATTCTCATCACCGGCGCCTCCACCGGGATCGGCGAGAGCTGCGCGCGCCATGCGGTCGAGGCGGGTCACAAGGTGGCGTTGGCCGCACGCTCCGAGGACAAGCTCGAAGCGCTGGTCAAGGATCTGGGCGAAGAAAACGCCCTCGCGCTGCCCACCGATGTCACCGACCCCGATGCGCAGGAGCGCATGGTCGCCCGCGCGGTGGAGCATTACGGTCGGCTCGACGTGGTTCTGGCCAATGCGGGCGTCGGCGCCTCGGCGCGCGGCACCGAGGCCGGATCGGTCGAGAGCTTCCAGAAGATGATCGAGGTGAACTGTCTCGCCGTGACCTACACCGCGAAATTCACCCTGCCGCATCTGCGCGCCTCCAAGGGGCATATGGTGCTGACCGGCTCGAAGGCGTCGCAGGGCGCGATGTTCGGCTCGGTCTATTCGGCGACCAAGTGGTTCATCCGCGGCTATGCCGACAATCTCGGCGAGGAGCTAGGTGAAGCCGGTGGCCGCGTCACCTGCCTGCATCCGGGCATGGTCGATACGCCGTTCTTCGACGAGGCGAAACCCGACGCGCTGCGCCCCGACGACATCGCGCGCGCCTTCCTCTTCGCGATCGATCAGCCGGATCACGTCCTGATCCCGCATCTGCCGGTTTATCCGAAGCCGAAGAAAGACTGA
- a CDS encoding type 1 glutamine amidotransferase domain-containing protein: MARILILSTAADALGDTGKSTGVWYEELATPYYAFLDAGHEVKVATIGGRSIPIDPNSDVTGDDAPASVTRFRDDAEAKAVLENPSRIEDEDITAYDALYIPGGHGAMYDLAESDIAAKAISTAWDGGKIVASVCHGPAAFDKVKDKNGDSIVKGRKVSAFTDSEERGVGLADVVPFLLETRLRELGAKFESVDDWQPHAVADGRLVTGQNPASSEAAAKEVLALLG, translated from the coding sequence ATGGCACGCATTCTTATTCTTTCGACCGCAGCCGATGCCCTTGGCGACACCGGCAAGTCCACCGGTGTCTGGTACGAGGAACTGGCGACGCCCTATTACGCCTTCCTCGATGCCGGTCACGAGGTGAAAGTCGCCACGATCGGCGGCCGCTCGATCCCGATCGACCCGAATTCGGACGTGACCGGCGACGACGCTCCGGCCTCGGTGACGCGCTTCCGCGACGATGCAGAGGCGAAGGCGGTTCTGGAAAACCCTTCGCGCATCGAAGACGAGGACATCACCGCCTACGACGCGCTCTACATTCCCGGCGGCCACGGCGCGATGTACGACCTCGCCGAGAGTGATATCGCCGCGAAGGCGATCAGCACCGCCTGGGATGGCGGCAAGATCGTCGCCTCCGTCTGTCACGGCCCGGCGGCCTTCGACAAGGTGAAGGACAAGAATGGCGACTCCATCGTGAAAGGCCGCAAGGTCTCCGCCTTCACCGACAGCGAAGAGCGTGGCGTTGGTCTTGCCGATGTCGTGCCCTTCCTGCTGGAGACCCGCCTGCGCGAACTCGGTGCGAAGTTCGAGAGCGTCGACGACTGGCAGCCCCATGCGGTCGCCGACGGGCGTCTGGTGACGGGCCAGAACCCGGCGTCGTCCGAGGCGGCGGCGAAAGAAGTACTGGCCCTGCTGGGCTGA